A section of the Citrus sinensis cultivar Valencia sweet orange chromosome 8, DVS_A1.0, whole genome shotgun sequence genome encodes:
- the LOC102608212 gene encoding DNA polymerase epsilon catalytic subunit A-like isoform X1, which translates to MDRRRWDRQDGRRTKKQKLIRSAEEELEAKLGYDLFSEGDKRLGWLLTFASSSLEDEDTRKVYSCIDLYFVSQDGSTFKSKYKFRPYFYAATKEKMEMDVEAYLRRRYESQIADIEILEKEDLDLKNHLSGLHKSYLKISFDTVQQLMDVKKDLLQVVERNQAKFDAAEAYESILTGKREQRPQDFLDCIVDLREYDVPYHIRFAIDNDVRCGQWYDVSVSSTGPLLEKRVDLLQRAEVHVCAFDIETTKLPLKFPDADYDIIMMISYMLDGQGYLIINRECVGEDIEDLEYTPKPEFEGYFKVTNVNNEIELLRLWFAHMQEVKPGIYVTYNGDYFDWPFLETRAAHHGFKMSEELGFQCDKNQGECRAKFACHLDCFAWVKRDSYLPQGSQGLKAVTKAKLGYDPLEVNPEDMVRFAKEKPQMMASYSVSDAVATYYLYMTYVHPFIFSLATIIPMSPDEVLRKGSGTLCEMLLMVQAYKANVICPNKHQSDPEKFYRNHLLESETYIGGHVECLESGVFRSDLPTSFKLDPSAYEQLLNNLDRDLQYAIKVEGKMDLESVSNYDEVKNAIMEKLLRLQEEPIREECPLIYHLDVAAMYPNIILTNRLQPPSIVTDEVCTACDFNRPGKTCLRKLEWVWRGEIFMGKRSDYYHLKKQIESEFVDGTNGHLSKSFLDLPKMEQQSRLKDRLKKYCQKAYKRVLDKPVTELREAGICMRENSFYVDTVRSFRDRRYEYKGLNKVWKGKLSEAKASGNSIKIQEAQDMVVLYDSLQLAHKCILNSFYGYVMRKGARWYSMEMAGVVTYTGAKIIQNARLLIEKIGKPLELDTDGIWCVLPGSFPENFTFKTKDLKKKLTISYPCVMLNVDVARNNTNDQYQTLVDPVSKTYETHSECSIEFEVDGPYKAMILPASKEEGILIKKRYAVFNDDGTLAELKGFEIKRRGELKLIKVFQAELFDKFLHGSTIEECYSAVAAVANRWLDLLDNQGKDIADSELIDYISESSTMSKSLADYGEQKSCAVTTARRLSDFLGDTMVKDKGLRCQYIVACEPQGTPVSERAVPVAIFETDAEIMKFYLRKWCKTSSDVGIRSIVDWSYYKQRLSSAIQKIITIPAAMQKVSNPVPRVVHPDWLYKKVREKEDKFRQRKLVDIFSSLKKDDFLNKTCNAETNLMDENVEDLEDFPKKRRNSVNGPRPIVRCFEVNNEQKTVKTTDQVDSLRQQLEPSEVSDQQPSSQNAIDTENIDRIVDYKGWLELKKRKWKDNLDRRKKQKLGSLRASHQANGVSESLGDMINHKEAQRRTGVGSYFRRQETAMTRCHWQIIQLVPSSQSGVFLAWVVVEGIMVRIPITVPRLFYLNSKDPIVEKFPGRRVNKTLPHGRRSFNLIEVMIDEDQFRKESKKLAALLADPEVEGIYETKVPPEFNAILQIGCVCKVDKSTKKRNTQDGWNLSELHMKTTAECPYLEQSVSFFYLYHSISDVRAIYIGYFPTSRTVTVVVVSPHQHRELSPSILEKQFREACRTLSTELPPGVRITFKVEYVGYVKDAEKILQRAISEYRHEHYGPTVAVIECPNSHSLRLGLRVLNDFPCVSIPPNARDSKYQVLGWQQNAAKIGMQRCAASSQWFNERISLARYAHVPLGNFEPDWLMFTADVFFSRALHDQQQILWISDDGVPDLGGTSEEDECFADEVHQPVLTYPGAYRKVSVELKIHHLSVNALLKSNQVNEMEGGGLFGFDQDMNSGPYNNELCGFDETTSSAPAFRVLKQLIQRCLTDAVTSGNVFADAILQHLYRWLCSPHSKLHDPVLHRILHKVMQKVFAMLLAEFRKLGAAIIFANFSKVIIDTGKFDLSAAKAYCDSLLKALQTRELFEWIELEPVHFWHSLLFMDQYNYGGIPARADESLDDDSQVDIVSSWNIAEYLPKEIQDHFVLVVSEFMYIPWKHAQKLAASRASLQEGSSCTPSITVAAAENFESHIVQYVKGEISSYFTGKLLSIVRDAIHHMKKMNNDQHNSPGVMQTAANIHKVDAPLEFIKHVCAAFALDQNVQHDVLVMRKNLLKYVRVREFAPEAEFRDPCPSFILPNVICSYCNDCRDLDLCRDMALLAQDWHCAMPQCGQPYDREVMENALLQIVRQRERLYHLQDLVCIRCNQVKAAHLAEQCACAGSFRCKEDASDFRSKMQIFLNIANRQGFQLLQECTSWILEVQ; encoded by the exons ATGGACAGGCGAAGATGGGATCGTCAAGACGGGAGACGCACGAAGAAGCAGAAGCTAATACGCAGCGCCGAAGAGGAGCTAGAGGCGAAGCTTGGTTATGATCTATTCTCCGAAGGCGACAAACGACTTGGCTGGCTTCTCACTTTCGCTTCG TCTTCTTTGGAGGATGAAGACACCCGCAAAGTGTATAGTTGCATTgatctttattttgtttctcaG GATGGTTCAACTTTCAAGTCAAAGTACAAGTTCCGTCCTTATTTTTATGCAGCCACAAAG GAAAAAATGGAAATGGATGTTGAGGCATATCTGAGGAGACGATATGAAAGCCAGATTGCTGATATTGAAATCTTGGAGAAAGAGGACCTTGATCTG aaaaatcatttatctGGTTTGCACAAATCCTACctaaaaatatcttttgatACTGTTCAACAATTAATGGATGTCAAGAAAGATCTATTGCAAGTTGTTGAAAGAAACCAGGCAAAGTTTGATGCTGCAGAAGCATATGAGTCCATTTTGACAGGAAAACG AGAACAAAGACCTCAAGACTTTTTAGATTGCATTGTTGATCTCCGGGAGTATGACGTTCCTTACCATATCCGCTTTGCCATTGACAATG ATGTGCGCTGTGGGCAATGGTATGATGTTAGTGTATCTAGTACTGGTCCTCTGCTTGAGAAGAGGGTTGATCTTCTGCAACGTGCTGAAGTTCATGTTTGTGCTTTTGATATTGAGACCACAAAGCTTCCTTTGAAATTTCCGGATGCAGATTATGatataataatgatgatatcGTACATGCTTGATGGACAAGGTTACTTGATCATTAACAGAGAG TGTGTGGGGGAGGATATAGAGGATTTAGAGTATACTCCGAAACCTGAATTTGAAGGGTATTTCAAAGTGACAAATGTGAACAATGAG ATAGAACTTCTTAGACTGTGGTTTGCCCACATGCAAGAGGTGAAGCCCGGTATTTATGTTACTTATAATGGTGATTACTTTGACTGGCCATTCCTGGAAACTAGAGCAGCACATCATGGGTTTAAAATGAGTGAA GAACTAGGTTTTCAATGTGACAAAAACCAGGGTGAATGTCGTGCAAAATTTGCTTGTCATCTGGACTGTTTTGCATGGGTCAAACGTGATAGTTATCTTCCTCAGGGGAGCCAAGGCCTCAAG GCTGTTACAAAGGCAAAGTTGGGTTATGATCCCTTGGAGGTGAATCCGGAGGATATGGTTCGCTTTGCAAAGGAAAAACCTCAG ATGATGGCCTCCTATTCTGTTTCTGATGCTGTAGCAACTTATTACTTGTATATGACCTATGTTCATCccttcattttctctcttgCAACTATAATTCCCATGTCTCCAGATGAGGTTTTGCGCAAAGGTAGTGGGACCCTTTGTGAAATGCTTCTTATGGTCCAG GCATACAAGGCAAATGTCATCTGCCCTAACAAACATCAATCTGATCCAGAGAAGTTCTACAGGAATCACCTTCTTGAAAGTGAAACATATATAGGTGGTCATGTGGAATGCCTTGAAAGTGGTGTTTTTAGATCAGATCTTCCGACTAGCTTTAAGCTTGATCCATCTGCCTATGAG CAATTACTCAACAACCTTGATCGAGATTTGCAATATGCTATAAAAGTAGAGGGTAAGATGGACCTGGAATCAGTCTCCAACTACGATGAAGTGAAGAATGCTATCATGGAAAAG CTTCTGAGGTTGCAAGAAGAACCTATACGTGAAGAATGCCCCCTCATTTATCATCTGGATGTGGCTGCAATGTACCCAAACATTATTTTGACGAACCGGCTCCAG CCACCATCAATAGTTACAGATGAGGTCTGCACCGCATGTGATTTTAACCGTCCAGGCAAAACTTGTCTTCGAAAGCTTGAATGGGTTTGGCGCGGAGAGATATTTATGGGAAAAAGAAG TGATTATTATCATCTGAAGAAGCAAATTGAATCTGAGTTTGTTGATGGCACCAACGGTCATTTGTCAAAATCCTTCCTTGATCTGCCTAAGATGGAGCAACAATCAAGACTAAAAGATCGGCTAAAGAAATACTGTCAGAAG GCATATAAGCGAGTGCTTGACAAGCCCGTAACTGAACTTCGAGAAGCAGGGATCTGCATGCGTGAAAACTCGTTTTATGTGGACACTGTTCGCAG CTTCCGAGATAGAAGGTATGAATACAAAGGACTAAATAAGGTTTGGAAGGGGAAGTTATCAGAAGCAAAGGCAAGCGGAAATTCCATTAAGATACAGGAAGCACAA GATATGGTAGTGCTATATGATTCCTTACAACTTGCCCACAAGTGTATCCTTAATTCCTTCTATGGATATGTTATGCGCAA GGGTGCTAGATGGTACTCTATGGAAATGGCTGGTGTAGTTACGTATACTGGCGcaaaaatcattcaaaatgCTCGCTTGCTCATTGAAAAGATTGGAAAACCTCTTGAACTAGATACAGATGGGATCTGGTGCGTGCTCCCTGGATCCTTTCCTGAGAACTTTACCTTCAAAACAAA agacttgaagaagaagctgACTATTTCATATCCATGTGTAATGCTTAATGTTGATGTTGCAAGAAACAACACAAATGATCAATATCAG ACACTTGTAGATCCTGTCAGTAAAACTTATGAAACTCATAGTGAATGctcaattgaatttgaagTGGATGGACCGTACAAG GCAATGATCCTTCCTGCTTCTAAGGAAGAGGGGATTTTGATTAAGAAGCGATATGCTGTTTTTAATGATGATGGAACCCTTGCTGAACTAAAAGGTTTTGAAATTAAGCGCAGAGGTGAGCTGAAGCTCATTAAAGTTTTCCAG GCTGAACTTTTCGATAAGTTTCTCCACGGGTCAACCATAGAGGAGTGCTACTCAGCTGTTGCTGCTGTGGCAAATCGTTGGCTTGATCTTCTTGAC AATCAGGGAAAGGATATTGCAGATAGTGAGTTGATTGATTACATATCAGAGTCGAGCACAATGAGCAAATCCTTGGCAGACTATGGTGAACAGAAGTCGTGTGCAGTGACAACTGCAAGACGTCTCTCTGATTTTCTTGGTGATACAATGGTTAAAGATAAAGGACTGCGTTGTCAATATATAGTTGCATGCGAACCACAG GGAACACCTGTGAGTGAGCGTGCTGTTCCTGTTGCAATATTTGAAACTGATGCtg AGATAATGAAGTTTTATTTACGCAAGTGGTGCAAGACTTCATCAGATGTTGGTATCCGATCCATTGTTGACTGGTCCTATTATAAACAACGCCTTAGCTCagcaattcaaaaaattattactattcCTGCTGCTATGCAAAAG GTTTCAAATCCTGTTCCTAGGGTAGTTCACCCTGATTGGCTGTATAAAAAGGTTCGTGAGAAGGAAGACAAATTTCGTCAAAGGAAATTAGTTGATATATTCAGTTCTTTGAAGAAGgatgattttttaaacaagACTTGTAATGCTGAAACCAATTTGATGGATGAGAATGTTGAAGATTTGGAAGACTTtccaaaaaagagaagaaattcTGTAAATGGACCTAGACCAATTGTTCGTTGTTTTGAAGTCAATAATGAGCAAAAGACAGTCAAGACAACGGATCAAGTAGATTCTTTGCGACAACAACTTGAACCTAGTGAAGTTTCGGATCAGCAACCTTCATCACAAAATGCCATTGATACTGAAAATATTGACAGAATTGTAGATTATAAAGGTTGGCTTGAGTTAAAGAAACGAAAATGGAAAGACAATCTTGATAGAAGGAAGAAGCAAAA GTTGGGCAGTCTGAGGGCTTCACACCAAGCTAATGGTGTTTCTGAGTCACTGGGTGACATGATAAACCATAAGGAAGCTCAGAGAAGAACTGGTGTCGGTTCATATTTTAGAAGACAAGAAACAGCCATGACCCGCTGCCATTGGCAG ATAATACAGCTAGTTCCAAGTTCACAGAGTGGTGTATTTCTTGCCTGGGTAGTTGTTGAAGGAATCATGGTTAGGATTCCTATAACTGTTCCACGATTGTTTTACCTCAACTCTAAAGATCCTATAGTAGAAAAGTTTCCTGGTAGGCGTGTCAACAAGACCCTTCCCCATGGAAGGCGTAGCTTTAACTTAATTGAG GTTATGATTGATGAAGATCAATTTAGgaaagaaagcaagaaactcgcTGCTCTCCTCGCAGACCCTGAAGTGGAG GGGATATACGAAACGAAGGTGCCGCCAGAGTTTAACGCTATCCTTCAGATTGGTTGCGTCTGTAAAGTGGATAAATCAACTAAGAAACGAAATACTCAGGATGGCTGGAACCTGAGTGAGCTGCATATGAAGACTACAGCAGAGTGTCCTTATCTAGAGCAATCAGTCTCTTTCTTTTACCTTTATCATAG cATTTCTGATGTACGTGCAATATACATTGGATATTTTCCTACATCAAGAACAGTAACTGTTGTGGTGGTTAGTCCCCATCAGCATAGGGAATTATCACCTTCTATCCTTGAAAAACAATTTCGAGAAGCTTGTCGGACTTTGTCCACTGAACTTCCTCCAGGCGTTCGCATTACTTTCAAG GTGGAGTACGTAGGATATGTCAAGGATGCTGAAAAGATTCTACAAAGAGCTATAAGCGAATACAG ACATGAACATTATGGACCTACAGTTGCTGTTATTGAATGCCCAAACTCTCATTCATTGAGGTTAGGTCTACGTGTTCTCAATGATTTTCCATGTGTAAGCATCCCTCCCAATGCTCGTGACAGTAAATATCAG GTACTTGGGTGGCAGCAAAATGCTGCAAAAATTGGAATGCAACGTTGTGCTGCATCATCACAGTGGTTCAATGAGAGAATTTCCCTAGCCAGATATGCTCAT GTACCATTGGGAAATTTCGAACCTGACTGGCTTATGTTTACAGCAGATGTGTTCTTTTCTAGAGCATTACACGATCAGCAACAG ATTCTTTGGATATCTGATGATGGCGTTCCAGATTTAGGAGGCACTAGTGAAGAAGATGAATGTTTTGCTGATGAG GTCCATCAACCTGTTCTTACATATCCTGGAGCATATAGAAAAGTTTCTGTGGAGCTGAAG ATTCATCATCTCTCTGTCAATGCACTTCTCAAAAGCAACCAAGTGAATGAAATGGAAGGAGGTGGTTTGTTTGGATTTGACCAGGATATGAATTCTGGACCTTACAATAACGAACTTTGTGGCTTTGATGAGACTACCTCATCTGCACCTGCATTTCGTGTCCTGAAACAACTCATCCAGAGGTGCCTAACGGATGCAGTTACTTCTGGAAACGTATTTGCTGATGCCATACTGCAACATCTATATCGTTGGCTTTGCAG CCCCCATTCAAAACTTCATGATCCAGTACTTCACCGCATACTTCACAAG GTCATGCAAAAGGTGTTTGCAATGTTGTTGGCTGAGTTTCGCAAATTAGGTGCCGCAATAATATTTGCAAATTTCTCGAAGGTAATTATAGACACAGGAAAATTCGATCTGTCTGCCGCTAAAGCTTATTGTGATAGCTTGCTGAAAGCTCTGCAAACTAG AGAACTGTTCGAGTGGATTGAGCTTGAGCCAGTGCACTTTTGGCATTCCTTGCTTTTTATGGATCAG TATAACTATGGTGGAATCCCTGCTCGAGCTGACGAAAGTTTAGATGATGACTCACAAGTGGATATTGTTTCAAGTTGGAATATTGCTGAATACTTGCCCAAGGAAATTCAA gatcattttgttttagttgTCTCCGAGTTTATGTATATTCCTTGGAAGCATGCACAAAAGCTAGCAGCAAGTAGAGCATCTTTGCAAGAGGGCAGCTCATGCACTCCTTCAATCACTGTTGCAGCTGCAGAGAACTTTGAGTCACACATAGTGCAATATGTTAAAGGGGAG ATCAGCTCTTATTTCACTGGAAAACTTCTAAGTATTGTTCGTGATGCTATTCATcatatgaagaaaatgaacaatGATCAGCATAACTCACCTGGGGTTATGCAAACTGCTGCAAACATCCACAAAGTTGATGCTCCATTGGAGTTCATTAAGCATGTTTGTGCTGCTTTTGCTCTCGACCAAAATGTTCAGCATGATGTTCTG GTGATGAGAAAGAACCTCTTGAAATATGTTCGTGTAAGGGAGTTTGCTCCAGAAGCTGAGTTTCGTGATCCCTGCCCTTCTTTTATCTTACCGAACGTCATTTGCAG CTACTGCAATGACTGTCGAGACTTGGACTTGTGCCGTGACATGGCTTTACTGGCTCAGGATTGGCATTGTGCCATGCCACAGTGTGGCCAGCCTTATGACCGTGAGGTGATGGAGAATGCTCTTCTTCAAATTGTTCGTCAGAGAGAGCGGCTCTACCATCTACAGGATCTGGTATGCATTAGGTGCAACCAGGTGAAAGCTGCTCATTTAGCTGAACAATGTGCGTGTGCTGGTTCATTTAGGTGCAAGGAAGACGCGTCTGATTTCCGCAGCAAAATGCAGATTTTCTTAAACATAGCTAATCGACAGGGTTTTCAACTCCTCCAGGAATGTACCTCATGGATTTTAGAAGTTCAGTAG